One part of the Marmota flaviventris isolate mMarFla1 chromosome 4, mMarFla1.hap1, whole genome shotgun sequence genome encodes these proteins:
- the LOC114087378 gene encoding DNA-directed RNA polymerases I and III subunit RPAC2, producing the protein MEEDQELERKISGLKTSMAEGERKTALEMVQAAGTDRHCVTFVLHEEDHTLGNSLRYMIMKNPEVEFCGYTTTHPSESKINLRIQTRGALPAVEPFQRGLNELMNVCQHVLDKFEASIKDYKDQKASRNESTF; encoded by the exons ATGGAAGAGGACCAGGAGCTGGAGAG aAAAATATCTGGATTGAAGACCTCAATGGCTGAAGGCGAGAGGAAGACAGCCTTGGAAATGGTCCAGGCTGCTGGAACAGATAGACACTGTGTGACTTTTGTATTGCACGAGGAAGACCATACCCTAGGAAATTCTCTGCGTTATATGATCATGAAGAATCCGGAAGTGGAGTTTTGTGGTTACACTACGACCCATCCTTCTGAGAGCAAAATTAATTTGCGCATTCAGACTCGAGGTGCTCTTCCAGCTGTAGAGCCATTTCAACGAGGTCTGAATGAGCTCATGAATGTCTGCCAACATGTGcttgacaagtttgaggccagcataaAGGACTATAAGGATCAAAAAGCAAGCAGAAATGAATCCACATTCTAG